A genomic stretch from Colwellia sp. Arc7-635 includes:
- a CDS encoding ABC transporter ATP-binding protein: MLVMKNINKIFQTADIQTHALRDFCLQVNEGDFLSVTGPSGSGKTTFLNIAGLLETYSNGEFLLDGEDVGRLNDNGRSRMRNQKIGFIFQGFNLIPDLNLYDNVDVPLRYRGFNGKERKRRIEENLERVGLASRMKHLPCQLSGGQQQRVAIARALATSPRFLLADEPTGNLDSEMAKGVLTLLEEINQQGTTIIMVTHDAQLAQRAKRTIQVKDGRVSELENSSAY; the protein is encoded by the coding sequence ATGCTAGTAATGAAAAATATAAATAAAATATTCCAAACAGCAGATATTCAAACCCATGCCTTACGTGATTTTTGCTTGCAGGTTAATGAAGGAGATTTTCTCAGTGTAACCGGACCATCTGGCTCAGGGAAAACCACTTTCCTAAATATCGCCGGACTACTTGAAACCTACAGCAATGGTGAATTTTTACTCGATGGCGAAGACGTTGGCAGACTTAATGACAATGGTCGTTCACGTATGCGTAACCAGAAAATAGGATTTATATTTCAAGGCTTCAACTTGATCCCTGATCTAAACCTTTATGACAATGTTGATGTGCCATTACGCTACCGTGGTTTTAATGGCAAAGAACGTAAACGTCGTATTGAAGAAAACCTCGAACGTGTCGGCCTAGCCTCGCGAATGAAACATTTGCCTTGTCAGTTATCAGGTGGACAACAACAACGTGTCGCCATTGCAAGAGCCCTTGCCACTAGCCCACGATTTTTATTAGCTGATGAACCCACCGGTAACCTCGATTCTGAAATGGCAAAAGGTGTTTTAACCTTACTTGAAGAAATCAATCAACAAGGTACCACCATTATTATGGTGACACATGACGCACAGTTAGCCCAACGAGCCAAACGTACAATACAAGTTAAAGATGGCCGAGTCAGTGAGTTAGAAAATAGCAGCGCATATTGA
- a CDS encoding efflux RND transporter periplasmic adaptor subunit — protein sequence MSIKDTSEQDIKLKPSATPKKRFITIILITIVTACIIWQVAPSASRWSKAEKSISLDRVRIATITQGDFTRDISVLGRVVAAVSPTVYSPADGTITLLIEAGHEVKQGQILAKLESPELNSRLFQQQTTLESLQSSFDRQKIQTKKQTLIDQKAVDLANVKLVTANREKRRADLGYKKSAISQIDFEKAQDELAQANLQHKHAVQDAALNLESLDFDSQSLQLDIRRQTLLVKELQRQVDGLNIASPVNGIVGNLNTDNKTFLSKNQAILTIVDLSQFEVEIEIPESYADDLAIGMDVNIQFEQQPFRARLVTISPEILNNQVTGRVRFTHNIPKKLRQNQRLNTQIILEHKQNILQVKRGQFLESSGGRFAYKVANGLAEKTAITTGARSLSHVEILEGLKVGDQIIISGTDMFNAATQVLLSD from the coding sequence ATGTCGATAAAAGATACTAGTGAACAAGATATAAAATTAAAACCAAGTGCTACGCCTAAAAAACGCTTCATAACCATTATATTAATAACAATAGTAACCGCATGTATTATCTGGCAAGTTGCGCCTTCAGCATCTCGCTGGAGCAAAGCAGAAAAATCTATCTCATTAGATCGTGTGCGCATTGCCACGATCACACAAGGTGATTTTACTCGGGATATTTCAGTATTAGGTCGAGTCGTAGCTGCGGTAAGTCCAACAGTTTACAGCCCTGCTGATGGCACAATCACTTTACTGATCGAGGCGGGTCATGAAGTCAAACAAGGGCAAATTCTTGCTAAGTTAGAAAGTCCAGAGCTTAACAGTCGTTTATTTCAACAACAAACCACGTTAGAAAGTTTGCAATCAAGTTTTGATCGCCAAAAAATTCAGACAAAAAAGCAAACACTCATTGATCAAAAGGCGGTCGACCTAGCAAATGTCAAACTCGTTACGGCTAACAGAGAGAAACGCCGTGCTGATTTAGGTTATAAAAAAAGCGCGATTAGCCAAATTGACTTTGAAAAGGCGCAAGATGAATTAGCTCAAGCAAACCTGCAGCATAAACACGCGGTACAAGATGCGGCGTTAAATCTAGAAAGCTTAGACTTTGACAGCCAATCCTTGCAACTCGATATTAGACGTCAGACCTTATTGGTAAAAGAATTACAGCGCCAAGTGGATGGTTTAAATATAGCCTCCCCTGTCAATGGTATTGTCGGTAATCTCAATACTGATAACAAAACATTTTTAAGTAAAAACCAAGCCATTTTAACCATTGTCGATTTATCACAGTTTGAAGTTGAAATTGAAATACCGGAAAGTTATGCCGACGATTTAGCGATAGGAATGGACGTTAACATTCAATTTGAACAACAACCCTTTCGTGCTCGTCTGGTAACGATTTCCCCCGAAATACTGAATAATCAGGTTACTGGGCGAGTGCGTTTCACTCATAACATTCCAAAAAAACTCCGTCAGAACCAACGTTTAAATACTCAGATAATTTTAGAGCATAAGCAAAATATATTACAAGTTAAGCGAGGACAGTTTTTAGAGAGTAGCGGCGGGCGCTTCGCTTATAAAGTAGCGAATGGTTTAGCCGAAAAAACAGCGATTACCACCGGTGCCCGTAGCTTAAGCCATGTTGAAATATTAGAAGGATTAAAAGTCGGTGATCAAATTATTATTTCTGGTACCGATATGTTTAACGCCGCTACACAAGTGTTACTTAGTGATTAA
- the lnt gene encoding apolipoprotein N-acyltransferase, with amino-acid sequence MLNNAFKRIKSNIINKENSISLLLGLALVLCYAPFSYYWLMAIILPSWLYSLQGKPPRAAAKQGFIFAFGWFSAGISWVHVSIDQFGGLPLPVSLLLMLLLCLYLALFLALACYLAGRFSYQKKLNLWLLLPFWLLAEFLRGVLLTGFPWLTLGYSQIDGPLAAFAPIIGEKGLSAVVITISIAMVYIIKQRKRYLNIGLLAAVSIASLALQDTVWVSPTGKSVKTLMIQGNIKQEMKWAPELTWPTMLKYLDLTRQHYPADIIIWPESAITAIEPSTQAQDFLQIAQSSALLNNSAIISGIIDYDMDTKNYYNNLVVLGKHTPSDDNGSYQYNNKNRYAKHHLLPIGEFVPFADWLRPLAPFFNLPMSSFSRGEYVQDNLIANGYHLLPLICFEVAFSDQLSANFSNQTDLLLTVSNDAWFGDSHGPHQHLEIVRMRALEFGRPFLRATNNGITAVVDHQGNIVKKIPQFEEAVLSTEVPLVTGLTPYARFTRTIDFTIPLLLLLLAFIVQWRHKESPNDEFH; translated from the coding sequence ATGCTAAATAACGCCTTTAAACGAATTAAAAGCAATATAATAAATAAAGAAAATAGTATCAGCCTCTTATTAGGCCTTGCATTAGTACTCTGCTATGCACCATTTTCTTATTATTGGCTGATGGCAATCATATTGCCATCATGGTTATATTCACTGCAGGGTAAACCTCCTAGAGCAGCAGCAAAACAAGGCTTCATTTTTGCCTTTGGCTGGTTTTCTGCTGGTATTAGCTGGGTACATGTCAGTATCGACCAGTTTGGTGGCCTGCCTTTGCCTGTATCATTACTTTTGATGCTACTATTGTGCTTATATTTAGCTTTGTTTCTTGCTTTAGCCTGTTATTTGGCTGGTCGATTTTCTTATCAGAAAAAATTAAACCTATGGCTTTTGTTACCTTTTTGGCTACTTGCTGAATTTTTACGTGGCGTATTACTTACTGGCTTTCCTTGGTTAACCTTAGGTTACAGTCAAATAGACGGTCCTTTAGCTGCTTTTGCCCCTATTATTGGCGAGAAAGGTCTTAGTGCGGTGGTTATTACCATCAGCATTGCCATGGTTTACATCATTAAACAGCGTAAGCGCTACCTAAACATTGGCTTACTTGCCGCGGTGAGTATCGCTAGCTTAGCTTTACAGGATACTGTTTGGGTTTCACCGACAGGTAAATCAGTCAAAACGTTGATGATACAAGGTAATATCAAACAGGAAATGAAATGGGCACCCGAGTTAACTTGGCCGACCATGCTAAAATACTTAGATCTTACCCGCCAGCACTACCCTGCAGATATTATTATTTGGCCAGAATCTGCCATTACCGCTATCGAACCTAGCACACAAGCGCAAGACTTTTTACAAATAGCGCAAAGCTCCGCTCTACTCAATAACAGCGCGATTATTTCAGGCATTATTGACTACGATATGGACACTAAGAATTATTATAATAATTTAGTGGTACTTGGTAAACATACTCCCAGTGATGACAATGGTAGCTATCAATACAATAATAAAAACCGCTACGCCAAGCATCATCTACTTCCTATTGGTGAATTTGTTCCATTCGCTGATTGGTTAAGACCTTTAGCGCCATTTTTTAATTTACCGATGTCTTCTTTTAGTCGCGGTGAGTATGTTCAAGATAACCTCATTGCCAATGGCTATCATTTATTACCACTCATTTGTTTTGAAGTCGCTTTTTCAGATCAGCTCAGTGCTAATTTCTCTAATCAAACTGACTTGTTATTAACCGTCAGCAATGACGCCTGGTTTGGTGACTCACATGGACCACATCAACATTTAGAGATTGTAAGAATGCGTGCACTAGAATTCGGTCGACCGTTCTTACGTGCCACTAACAATGGTATTACTGCGGTTGTTGATCACCAGGGCAATATTGTGAAGAAAATTCCACAATTTGAAGAAGCAGTACTCAGTACAGAAGTACCTTTAGTGACAGGATTAACACCTTACGCCCGTTTCACTCGAACCATCGATTTTACTATTCCATTGCTACTTTTATTGCTTGCTTTCATTGTTCAATGGCGACATAAAGAAAGCCCAAACGATGAGTTTCATTAA
- a CDS encoding transporter associated domain-containing protein yields the protein MSDDQPHSSNGSSHKSLLDKIIQVFTGEPRSKNQLVNAINDAEDHEFINPEIKQMIEGVLEVSDMRVRDIMIPRSQMITLDINDPLQKSLSVIVESGHSRFPVINDDIDDVEGILLAKDLLAYGFNRVEDTFTIAQVIRPAIIVPESKKVDPLLKEFRQQRYHMAIVVDEYGGVSGVVTIEDILELIVGEIEDETDDAMEEDIKYLAGQVYQVKSLTDIADFNNYFNFKFNESDADTIGGIVLQHFGHMPKKGEKITINKVMFKVTAADRRRIQTLQITVPKEHAVTGKVTD from the coding sequence ATGAGCGACGACCAACCCCATTCTAGTAACGGTTCTTCACATAAATCACTCTTGGATAAAATTATACAAGTGTTTACTGGGGAACCGAGAAGCAAAAACCAATTGGTTAATGCAATCAATGATGCAGAAGATCACGAATTCATTAATCCTGAGATTAAGCAAATGATCGAAGGTGTTCTCGAAGTATCTGATATGCGAGTACGCGATATTATGATACCTCGCTCGCAAATGATCACCTTAGATATTAATGATCCATTGCAGAAGTCGTTGTCTGTTATCGTTGAATCTGGTCACTCAAGGTTTCCTGTGATTAATGACGATATCGATGATGTTGAAGGGATATTATTAGCGAAAGATTTATTAGCCTATGGCTTTAATCGAGTAGAAGACACTTTCACTATCGCGCAAGTTATTCGTCCAGCGATTATTGTGCCGGAGAGTAAAAAGGTTGATCCGCTTTTAAAAGAATTTCGTCAACAGCGTTATCATATGGCGATTGTTGTTGATGAATACGGCGGAGTTTCTGGTGTCGTTACCATTGAGGATATTCTTGAACTTATCGTGGGTGAAATTGAAGATGAAACCGATGATGCTATGGAAGAAGACATAAAATATCTTGCTGGCCAAGTTTATCAAGTAAAATCATTAACCGATATTGCCGACTTTAATAATTACTTTAACTTTAAGTTTAATGAAAGTGACGCGGACACCATCGGCGGTATTGTTTTACAGCACTTTGGTCACATGCCGAAAAAAGGTGAGAAAATTACCATCAATAAAGTGATGTTTAAAGTAACCGCTGCTGACCGTCGAAGAATTCAGACTCTGCAAATCACCGTCCCCAAAGAGCACGCCGTTACAGGTAAAGTCACTGACTAA
- the ybeY gene encoding rRNA maturation RNase YbeY, whose translation MASNGPSIVVDLQLACGDKVVPDHQQFQSWVEAALAPYNKSFELTIRLVEVIESQQLNHQYRGKDKATNVLSFPFEVPDGIDLDLLGDLIICVEVVEQEAIEQNKKFNAHWAHMVVHGCLHLLGFDHIEDAEAEEMEALETNIITGLGFPTPYESN comes from the coding sequence ATGGCGAGTAACGGTCCTAGTATTGTCGTTGATTTGCAATTGGCTTGTGGTGATAAAGTAGTGCCTGATCACCAGCAGTTTCAAAGCTGGGTTGAGGCAGCGCTTGCGCCATACAATAAATCATTTGAACTTACTATTAGGTTAGTTGAAGTAATTGAAAGCCAACAGCTTAATCATCAATATCGAGGCAAAGACAAAGCAACGAATGTTTTATCTTTTCCCTTTGAAGTGCCTGATGGCATTGATCTTGATTTATTAGGTGACTTGATTATTTGCGTTGAAGTTGTTGAGCAAGAAGCTATTGAACAAAATAAAAAATTCAATGCCCACTGGGCCCATATGGTTGTACATGGCTGCCTACATTTATTAGGTTTTGACCATATTGAAGACGCTGAAGCAGAAGAAATGGAAGCACTGGAAACTAACATAATTACCGGTTTGGGCTTTCCTACTCCCTATGAGTCAAACTAG
- a CDS encoding PhoH family protein has translation MDDNLKTLERRMGVEISYRSHEFKITGKSLHTEAVKKILIDLYLETETVKGKSITISAKMLHLAIVEAGVLEAVPSKLDAKYDDMVTIKTKRGVIKPRNENQQSYVQNVITNDISFGVGVAGTGKTYLAVACAVDALERQEVRRILLTRPAVEAGEKLGFLPGDLSQKVDPYLRPLYDALFEMLGFEKVEKLIERNVIEVAPLAYMRGRTLNDAFIILDESQNTTVEQMKMFLTRIGFNSRAVITGDITQVDLPRSQKSGLRHAIEVLVDIPGVSFNFFQAKDVVRHPVVAHIVEAYEAFEQKESRLKSEKQQQYREQQQKAEALNHNSESKHGE, from the coding sequence ATGGATGACAACCTAAAGACCTTAGAACGTCGAATGGGTGTTGAAATCAGCTATAGAAGTCATGAATTTAAAATTACGGGTAAAAGTTTACATACTGAAGCTGTTAAGAAAATATTAATTGACCTTTACCTTGAAACTGAAACCGTTAAAGGTAAGTCCATCACGATTAGCGCTAAAATGCTGCACCTAGCGATTGTAGAAGCCGGAGTGTTAGAGGCAGTTCCAAGTAAGTTAGATGCTAAGTATGATGATATGGTGACGATAAAAACCAAACGTGGTGTCATCAAACCTCGTAACGAAAATCAACAAAGTTACGTACAAAATGTGATCACCAATGACATTAGCTTTGGTGTTGGTGTTGCTGGTACGGGTAAAACTTATCTAGCGGTTGCTTGCGCAGTTGATGCTTTAGAGCGTCAAGAAGTCAGACGAATATTACTGACACGTCCAGCAGTAGAGGCAGGTGAAAAACTTGGTTTTTTACCTGGTGATTTATCACAGAAAGTAGACCCTTACTTACGCCCATTATACGATGCCTTATTTGAAATGCTTGGTTTTGAAAAGGTTGAAAAACTGATTGAACGTAATGTTATTGAGGTTGCACCACTCGCTTATATGCGTGGCAGAACCTTAAACGATGCTTTTATTATTCTTGATGAAAGTCAGAATACGACCGTAGAACAAATGAAAATGTTCTTAACTCGTATTGGCTTTAACTCACGCGCAGTGATCACCGGCGACATTACACAAGTAGATTTACCGCGCTCACAAAAATCAGGCTTACGTCATGCCATTGAAGTATTGGTAGATATTCCCGGCGTTAGTTTCAACTTTTTTCAAGCAAAAGATGTTGTCCGTCATCCTGTTGTCGCTCATATAGTAGAAGCTTATGAAGCATTTGAGCAAAAGGAAAGCCGCTTAAAAAGTGAAAAGCAGCAACAGTATCGTGAACAGCAACAAAAAGCAGAAGCATTAAATCATAACAGCGAAAGCAAACATGGCGAGTAA
- the miaB gene encoding tRNA (N6-isopentenyl adenosine(37)-C2)-methylthiotransferase MiaB: protein MSKKLYIKTWGCQMNEYDSQKMAELLDSTHGFVLAEEAEDADVILLNTCSIREKAQEKVFHQLGRWKNLKVNKPELVIGVGGCVASQEGDAIRQRAPYVDIVFGPQTLHRLPEMIQQVTGNKSHVVDVSFPEIEKFDRLPEPKADGATAFVSIMEGCSKYCTFCVVPYTRGEEVSRPLDDVLYEIAQLAEQGVREVNLLGQNVNGYRGDSHDGTICRFSELLRLIATIDGIDRIRYTTSHPIEFTDDIIDVYADVPELVSHLHLPVQSGSDRILTQMKRGHTAIEYKSQIRKLKKVRPDICMSSDFIIGFPGETDADFEATMNLIKAVNFDLSFSFIYSARPGTPAADMVDDISDDIKKQRLQILQDRITQQALRIARHMLDTEQRILVEGPSKKNPMELRGRTENNRIVNFVAPHTVIGQFVDVKITDVYANSLRGELVRQESEMGLRIAHSPADILANSHHQVEQDSINELGVATFTP, encoded by the coding sequence ATGAGTAAAAAGCTATATATCAAAACTTGGGGCTGTCAGATGAACGAGTATGACTCGCAGAAGATGGCAGAACTTTTGGACTCTACCCATGGCTTTGTGTTAGCCGAAGAAGCTGAGGATGCGGATGTAATCTTACTAAACACCTGCTCTATTCGCGAAAAAGCGCAAGAAAAAGTTTTTCACCAGTTAGGTCGTTGGAAAAACTTAAAGGTCAATAAACCTGAACTTGTTATCGGTGTCGGTGGTTGTGTTGCTTCACAAGAAGGCGACGCTATTCGTCAACGTGCACCTTATGTAGACATTGTTTTTGGTCCGCAAACTTTGCACCGTTTACCTGAGATGATCCAACAAGTTACTGGCAACAAAAGCCATGTTGTTGATGTTAGTTTTCCTGAAATTGAAAAATTTGACCGCTTGCCTGAACCTAAAGCCGATGGCGCAACCGCGTTTGTGTCAATTATGGAAGGCTGTAGTAAATACTGTACTTTCTGTGTTGTGCCATACACGCGTGGTGAAGAAGTTAGTCGTCCGCTTGATGACGTGCTATATGAAATTGCCCAATTGGCTGAACAAGGTGTACGTGAAGTAAACCTACTTGGCCAAAATGTTAATGGTTACCGTGGTGACTCACACGATGGCACTATCTGTCGTTTTTCTGAATTATTACGTTTAATAGCGACTATTGATGGTATTGACCGCATTCGCTACACCACATCACATCCAATTGAATTTACTGACGACATTATAGATGTTTATGCTGACGTACCTGAGCTTGTAAGTCATTTACACTTGCCAGTACAAAGTGGTTCAGATCGAATTTTAACGCAAATGAAACGTGGCCACACGGCTATAGAATACAAATCTCAAATTCGTAAATTAAAAAAAGTTCGTCCTGATATTTGTATGTCATCTGATTTCATTATTGGTTTCCCTGGTGAAACTGACGCTGACTTTGAAGCAACAATGAACTTAATCAAAGCGGTAAATTTTGATTTAAGTTTCAGCTTTATCTACAGCGCTCGCCCTGGCACACCCGCTGCAGATATGGTTGATGACATTAGCGATGATATAAAGAAACAACGCTTACAAATATTACAAGACCGTATTACTCAACAAGCATTGCGCATTGCCCGCCATATGCTAGATACTGAGCAACGTATATTAGTTGAAGGTCCTTCGAAGAAAAACCCGATGGAGCTGCGTGGACGTACAGAGAATAACCGTATCGTCAATTTTGTTGCACCGCATACTGTCATTGGCCAATTTGTTGATGTAAAAATCACCGATGTTTACGCCAACTCACTTCGTGGTGAACTGGTTCGTCAAGAAAGCGAAATGGGCTTGCGTATAGCACATTCGCCGGCTGATATTTTAGCGAATAGTCATCACCAAGTAGAACAAGATTCGATTAATGAATTGGGTGTCGCAACTTTTACACCTTAA